The following nucleotide sequence is from Campylobacter coli 76339.
CCTCAAAGCCCTTAAAAATAAAGAAAACTATCTTTTTTTAGCCTTCTTAGGAGCAAATTTGCAATTTTTATTTGAAAGTTTTTGGGGATTTGCTTATTTTGAATTTGCAAGTTTGATTTTTTGCTTTTATTTGATTCATCAAGCCTATAAAATCGCATTTTTTGACACATTAACCAAGCTTCCTAATGAAAAAAATCTCAATCGCTTTATCAAAGGTAAAGATTCTTACACTATAGCCTTACTCCATTTTAGTGAATTTAAGGATACCCAAAAAATATATATCAAGCTTATTTTAAAACAAATTGCAAAGATTTTAAAACGCTTTAAAGCAAAAATTTTTATCGTAGAAAATGATTTTATTTTGATTTTTAATGACAAGGATACGGCTTTAAAACATCTTGCTTTTTTAGAATCTACATTAAAAAATACAGAATTAAAACTTGAAAATGAAACCTTTAAACCTGAATTTAAACTTGTATGGAAAGAAAAAGAAGGAAATTTAGCTCAGAATTTACAAAGCCTAAGAGTAAAACTCTAAGGCTTAAAAATTATTTTTCGTTAGCTTCAACTTCGATATTAAGATGAACATCATCACCTAAAGTAATGGTTGAAGTGCCTGGTGCAAAGTTAAAATCAGAGCGTTTAATTTTACCATTTAAAGAAAAACCTACTTTTTCTTTACCATCTTTACCTTTAGCTGTACCGCCGATTTCAGTATCTAAAACCACCTCTTTAGAAACACCTGCTATGGTTAAAGTTCCTGTCATTTTACCTTTTTCGTTATCGATTTTTTCATATTTTTTCATTACAAAAGTCATATTAGGAAATTGTTTTGCTTTGAAAAAATCATTTTGTTGTAAGTGATTATCTCTTGTTTGGTTGTCTGTATTTACAGATGCTACTTTGATTGTTGCTTCAAGTTTTTTAAATTCAAAACTCGCAGGATCAAAATCAATTACCGCATCGTAATCTTGAAAATTTCCTTTTACATTGCTGATTTGTAAATGTTTAATTTTAAAACCTACATCAGTATGAGTTTTATCTAAAGTATATTCTTTAGCAAATAAACCTGTACCTAGCAAAGAAACCGCAACAAGGGAGCTCAATAAAATCTTTTTCATTTTATTCCTTTCTTTATAATTTTATGTAAAAAGAATTCTATTAAACAAAAAACAATCAATTATTAATGATAATTATACTCCATTTTATTTTTTAGTAAAGTTACAAATTCATCAAAGCTAGGCAAATTTAAATCCTTAAATTCTCTTTGTTGTTTGCCCCACATACACTCTGGAAAAAAGGCATCTTCTTTAAATCTTGCCATTACATGAAAATGTACCCTTGGGACATAGTTTGCAAAAGAAGCAATATTAATTTTTTCAGGTTTATAAAATTCTATCATAGCCTTTTCACATCGCAAGATTTTATCAAAAAGTTCTTTTTGAAGCTCACAAGGACAATCACTAAATTCTTTATAAATCTGCTTAGTAAAAATTTTAATCCAAGGTACTTGAGATTCCTCTTTTTCGATATAAATCCACTCATTTTCATAAATCATTAATCTTCCTTTGAAATTGTATTGATTGTTATTTTACAAAATTTATCAAATTTTTAAGTCAAAATGCGTTAATATTGCTAAAATATATAAAAAAACAAAAGGAGGAAAAATGCAAATTGGCTTAAATTACAACTATGCTAGTAATTCCTCTTATGAAAAAACACAAAAAAATAATACCACACAAGAAAATACAGAAAACACAAACTCACAAAATAAAGACTCGAAACAAAATAATGAACAAACCCAAATGATAAACGGAGTTGAACTTACCCTGCAACAAGTGCAACAACTTCGCGAGCTTCAAAGCATAGATAGAAATGTAAAAGCTCACGAAGCAGCGCATCAAGCTGCAGGAGGTGGCTTAGCTGGAGCGGCTAGCTTTAGTTATACAAGAGGGCCTGATAATCAAATGTATGCTGTAGCGGGCGAAGTTCCTATCAGAATGCAAGAAGGAAGAACACCTGAAGAAACTATAGCCAATGCGCGTCAAGTTGCTGCAGCAGCTATGGCGCCTGCTGACCCTAGCCCGCAAGATTATAAAGTCGCTGCAAATGCTGCAAAAATGGAATTTGATGCAAGAGCTGAAGCAACAAAACTTAAAGCTCAAGAAGCAAAAGAAAAAAAGGAAGAAGAGGAAGAAAAACAAGAATCTTCTGATAAAAACAATCAAGACTCCAAAAACAACCCTGAAAAAGTAGAAGCAAACAAAGAATTTAAAAATTTCATTGGTACAATCTATCAACAAAATTCACAAAACAATCAAATCAATTTTAGTTTAGTTTCTTAAAAATATTTTCGATGATATTTTAGTAAATTTCTATATTTTGAGAATTTAGCTTTCTATAAGCAGCACAAGCTTCTTGGTGTTTTTTATCACAAGCCATACCTAAATATCTCTTAGCCTTTTTTAAATCTTTTTTCTCAAGCTCATAATAACGCCCGATCAGATAACAAGCCTCTCCAAAACCCAAAGTACAAGATCTAGAATAAAAAGATAAAGCTGATTTAAGATTTTGTCTCATAAGCTCTCCTCTTTCATATAAAAAGCCTAATTTATAGCAAGCCCTAGCATCTTTTAAATCGCAAGATCTTTTATAAAAATGCGTAGTCATTTGACCATCTTTTTCATCTTCATAAAATAAACCAAGACGATTACAACTTGAAGAATCGCCTAAATTACAAGCCTTATTAAAGGCTAAAAGAGATTCGTTTTTATAACCCTTATCTTCTAAAACCAAAGCCATATTAGAACAAGCCTTAGCTAAACCGAGCTTGCAAGATTTATCATAAAATTTATACGCTTTGTTAAAATCCCTTGTAACCCCTTGAGCATTTTCATTCATATAGGCCAAAGAAAAACAAGCTTTAGCACTATCTTTCTCGCAAAGTCTTTCAAAAATTTCATATGCTTTTACAAATTTATTTCCCTCATAAAGTCTTAAGGCATTATCTAAATCGTCCACGGCAAAAAGAGTATGAAAAAACAAAGATAAAATAAAAAATATCCTCATAAATTTTCCTTCAATGCACTTCTTACTTCTAAAATTTGCTCTTTGCGTTTTTGCAATTCTACTTTTTTTAAGTCTAAAATTTTATTTTTTTCTTTAATTATATTTTTATTTTGTTCTAAAAAATGATTAGATATTTTTACTAAAATCGGCTTATTGATAAGTAAAGCTTCAAATTCATAGACATTGAGTTCGGTTAAAACTCTCTCATAAATTTCACTCTTCTTAGGATAAAAAAGAGCAAATTCAGAGCTATCTAACTCATAAAGAACTCGACTTTCGTTGATTTTTCTACTAAAAAATAGCCAAGCTTAATTTTGTAGCATTTTCATAATTTGCAAAAGCTTTGAGATTTAATTTTTCAAAAAATAAATCCAACTCCAAAATACTTTTAAATAAAAGTTCTTTAAAGTCTTTTAAAAAGTACTCATCACTTGCATTGCAAAAAGCCCTAAGTTCGCTAAAATTTTTATCACTTTGCAAGATATGATCTTTTTGTATATTTGAAAATTCAGCTTTAAAAAGCAGTATGTCTTTTTCTAAATTGTCTATAAAATCTTTTAATTTTTGTTTTATCTTTTCAAATGATTCATAAATTTCATTTTTGATTTTTTTAAATTCTTTATTCATCATATCACTGTTATAAAACATTGCCAAAAAAGCATCATCGCTCGAGATAAAAGGGGCTTTATAATCGTATTTTACATATAAATCCTTTTTCAAAAACCCCTTAGCTTCTTTATA
It contains:
- a CDS encoding Putative periplasmic protein; translation: MKKILLSSLVAVSLLGTGLFAKEYTLDKTHTDVGFKIKHLQISNVKGNFQDYDAVIDFDPASFEFKKLEATIKVASVNTDNQTRDNHLQQNDFFKAKQFPNMTFVMKKYEKIDNEKGKMTGTLTIAGVSKEVVLDTEIGGTAKGKDGKEKVGFSLNGKIKRSDFNFAPGTSTITLGDDVHLNIEVEANEK
- a CDS encoding SrpA-related protein, with product MQIGLNYNYASNSSYEKTQKNNTTQENTENTNSQNKDSKQNNEQTQMINGVELTLQQVQQLRELQSIDRNVKAHEAAHQAAGGGLAGAASFSYTRGPDNQMYAVAGEVPIRMQEGRTPEETIANARQVAAAAMAPADPSPQDYKVAANAAKMEFDARAEATKLKAQEAKEKKEEEEEKQESSDKNNQDSKNNPEKVEANKEFKNFIGTIYQQNSQNNQINFSLVS
- a CDS encoding Diadenosine tetraphosphate (Ap4A) hydrolase and other HIT family hydrolases yields the protein MIYENEWIYIEKEESQVPWIKIFTKQIYKEFSDCPCELQKELFDKILRCEKAMIEFYKPEKINIASFANYVPRVHFHVMARFKEDAFFPECMWGKQQREFKDLNLPSFDEFVTLLKNKMEYNYH
- a CDS encoding Putative periplasmic protein, which gives rise to MRIFFILSLFFHTLFAVDDLDNALRLYEGNKFVKAYEIFERLCEKDSAKACFSLAYMNENAQGVTRDFNKAYKFYDKSCKLGLAKACSNMALVLEDKGYKNESLLAFNKACNLGDSSSCNRLGLFYEDEKDGQMTTHFYKRSCDLKDARACYKLGFLYERGELMRQNLKSALSFYSRSCTLGFGEACYLIGRYYELEKKDLKKAKRYLGMACDKKHQEACAAYRKLNSQNIEIY
- a CDS encoding membrane protein gives rise to the protein MFLLQSLSVFSIFFEFLALALAFYFKNTRIFFLTLALLIFHLPYLYTSTFQAHLFVSLFLPLVFILLSIKQMGKLIIEQKNLSSAVLLVFIILLSFFLPRNTGFSAANLDFHFLNLSFFKPLNELSFVFFIFISLILILKALKNKENYLFLAFLGANLQFLFESFWGFAYFEFASLIFCFYLIHQAYKIAFFDTLTKLPNEKNLNRFIKGKDSYTIALLHFSEFKDTQKIYIKLILKQIAKILKRFKAKIFIVENDFILIFNDKDTALKHLAFLESTLKNTELKLENETFKPEFKLVWKEKEGNLAQNLQSLRVKL